In Nocardioides bizhenqiangii, the DNA window CGCCGCGGCCGGCTTGCCGAGCGACGTGCGGGTGGGGTCGGTCACCGAGGCGCTCGAGCCTGACGAGCGGTTCGGGCTGATCGTCATCGACCCGCCGTGGGTGCCGAGCGCGGACGTCGAGCAGTTTCCCGACGACCCGGTCCTGGCCATCGACGGCGGCCTCGACGGCAGCGACAAGGTGGTCCTCGGACTCGGGGTCGCGCTGCGGCACCTGCACCCGGAGGGGCACGCGATCGTGCAGGTCGGCCACGCCGCCCAGACCGAGCTGGTCCAGGCGCTGCTGAAGGGCCTCGGCGGCGACCAGCTGCCGTGGACGGTGCGCGAGGTCAGGGACTACAGCCCCGGCGGACTCCTCGTCCACGTCGGACCTGAGAGCACCTCGGCGAGCTGAGCGCGTTCAGCGGATCGCGCACCCCGGCGCGGATCCGCACCTATGCTGCGCCGCATGTGGGTGGGTGTGCTCGGCCCGACGGTCGTGACGGACACCGCGGGCGAGAACCGCAGCATCTCGCTGCCGGCGGCGAAGCACCGCGCCCTGATCGCGGCGCTCGCGCTGCACGCCGGTCGCCCGGTGTCCCCCGACGTCCTGGTCGACACGATCTGGCGGCCCGAGGCCCCGCCGAGCGCGTTGGGCACCCTGCAGACCTACGTCTCCGTCGTCCGGCGGGCGCTCGAGCCCGACCTGCCCGCCCGCACGGCGAGCAGCTACCTAGCCAGCAGCGACCAGGGCTACCTGCTCCGCGCCGACATCGACGCCGATCACTTCACCCGCGCGGTGCGCTCGGTGCACGACGCCATCGCCCCGCTGACCGGCAGCGCGGTTCCGGTGGCCACCGACCTGGACCGAGCGGAGGCGCAGCTGCGCACCGTCGACGCGGCGCTCGGGCAGTGGCGAGGCACGCCCTACGTCGACCTGCCCGACTCCGACACGGTCCTCCCCGAGCGGAGCCGGCTCACCGAGCTCCGGCTGCTGGCGCTGGAGGACCGCGCGACCCTGCTGGTCGCGGTCGGTCGCGATGCCGAGGCGACCGCCGAGCTCGAGGCGCTGGTCATCGAGCATCCTCTGCGCGAACGACTGAGCGCGTTGCTCGCCGTGGCACTGGCCCGCACCGGTCGCCAGGCCGACGCACTCGCCGCGCTCGACCGGTTGCGGGTGACCCTCGACGAGGAGCTCGGACTCGAGCCCGGACCCGCGACCCGGCACCTGCAGACGGCGATCCTCCGCCACGAGGTGGCGCCCGCACCGACAGTGCCGATCGTCGACGAGGGAGCGGTCGGCGGTCTGCCGGAGGCGTTGCCCCAGCCGGAGATCACCGTCCCGGACTGGCCGCTGGTGGGCCGCGACGCCCACCTCGAGGTCCTCGAGTCGCTCCTGACCAGGGCCGGCGACGGACAGCCCCAGTTCGTCACCATCGTCGGTGAGCCCGGGGCCGGCAAGAGCCGGCTCGGGGCCGAGTTCGCGCTCCGCGCCCGGGCCGGCGGGGCGACCGTGCTGGTCGGGCGCTGCTCCCAGGAGGAGGACGCTCCACCGCTGTGGCCGTGGGCGACGGCACTCGGCGCGCCCATGCCCGCTGCGACCGAGGAAGACCGCGACGACCACGACGCGGCGCGCTTCGCCATCTCCGAGAGCATCCGCCGGACGCTCGTCGACCTGAGCCGCGACCGGACCGTCGTGCTCGGGCTGGAGGACCTGCACTGGGCGGACCCGTTGTCGCTGCGGGTGCTGCGGCACCTGGCCGCCCACACCGACACCGCACGCCTGGTCGTCGTCTGCACCTGGCGCCGTGGGACCCAGGTCGGCCCACTGGCGGAGGCTGCAGAGGCGCTCGCGCGGCGGCACGCGACCACGCTCGAGGTGAACGGGCTGTCGGCGGACGAGACCGCTCACCTGCTGGCGACGATCACCGGTGACACCGACCCGGCGCTGGCCACCAGCGTCCACCAACGGACCGAGGGCAACCCCTTCTTCCTGATCGAGTACGGCCGGCTCGCCCGCGACGAGCACCGCGACCTGCACGAGGTCCTCGAGGCGATGCCGCCGACGGTGGCCGCAGTCGTCGAGCGACGCATCGCCCAGCTGCCCGAGGACTCGCGAAGGGCGCTCACGGCGGGCGCGGCGATCGGCCGCGAGTTCGAGCTGTCGCTGCTGGCCGCGGCCCTCGAGCAGCCCGAGCTGGACGTCCTCGACCTGCTCGAGCCGGCCCTGGTGGTCGACCTGGTCCAGGACCTCGGCGGAGACCGGTTCCGCTTCGGGCACGCCCTGGTCCGCGACACGGCGTACGGCGTCCTCACGCCCTCGCGGCGCGAGCGCCTCCACGCCCGGCTGGCGGGCCTGGTGCAGGACGCTCCCGACGGGACGCGCCGGGCGCCGGAGGTCGCCCGGCACTGGGCAGCCGCCGGCCGCCGCCATGTCCGCGCTGCACATCTCGCCGCCGCCCGGGCTGGTGCGCTCGCGATGACCGCGCACGCCGCCGACGAGGCGACCCAGCACCTGGCGCACGCTCTCGAGCTGCACGCCGACGACCCCGCGGGCACGGAGGACGAGCGCTACGAGCTGCTGGTGCGCTATGCCGAGGCTTGCCGGTGGAGCACCCGACGGCTCGAGATGCACGGCGCCCTCGACGAGGCCATCGTGATCGCCGGCCGCCTCGGCGACCCGGACCTCGTGGTCCGGGCGGCGGCGACGGCGACCGCCGACGCGCTCTGGCCGGCGCGCGCGTACGGCGAGGCCAACCACGCCGTGATCGACGTCATCCGGAGCGCGCTCACCCTGCTGCCCCGCGACAGCGCCGTGCGCTGCCGACTCCTGCTGGCGCTGGCGGCGGAGGCGTACTACGCGACGTCCCCGGAGGAAAGGGAGGACACCTGCGACGAGGCGGTCAGGATCGCCCGCGGCTCCGGTGACGAGCGGCTCCTGATGGAGGCTCTGATGGGCTCGGCGGTCGCGACCTTCCGGCGCGCCAACGCTGACCGTCGCCGGCTGTGGGTCGAGGAGGCCCTCGTCCTCGCCCACCGGGCGGGCGACGTGCGGGCACGCACCAACCTGCGGGCGCTGCTGGCGCCGATCAGGTGCGAGCTCGGCGAGGTCGACGGCATCGACGAGGAGCTGGCCGACATCATCCGGTTCGCCCACCAGGACAAGCAGTACTTCGTCGAGATGGTGACCCTCAACCTCGCCCATTGCTGGGCCACCATGCGGGGCGACGCGGGCGCTATCGAGGGCACCATGGTCCAGCTCCGGGAGGCTTTCGACCTGGTGTCGACGGCCCACAAGGTCGACACGGTCCGCGGCGCTCAGCTCTACGAGCCGCTCTGGAACCCCGAGGCGGCGTTGCCCGGCGACGATGAGGTCGCGGCGTTCATGACCGAGTCGTCGATCCCCGCCGGTCCGGCGGCGACGGTGCTCACGCTGCGGCACGGCCAGACCGATCTCGCCCGGTTCGTGTTCGACACCTACGGCATCGACCTCGACACCGACAACTGGTTCTCGCCGTTCGTCTGGTCGCTCGGTGCCGAGATCGGGCTGGAGCTCGCGGAGCCGGACGTCGCCGCCGGCGCGTACGCCAGGCTGGCGCCGTACCGCGGCACCTGCGTCATCTCCGGCACCTCGCCCGCCCACGGCCCCGTCGACGCCTACCTCGCACTCGCTTCCGCCGCGACGGGGGAGACCCGACTCGCGGCCCAGCACGCCGAGCAGGCCCTCGAGCTGATCGCGGCATGGCGGATCCCGCGGGTCGAGAAGTGGTTCCTCGACCTGCGGGACCGCCACGGCTTCTAGGTCAGGTACCGGAAGGCCTTCCGCTCCAGCCCGCGGAACCGGAGCCGCGCACCCAGCCAGTTCACGACCTTCATCGGCGTGCCTGCGTCGTCCAGCACCTCGGCCAGCACCTGCTCCGGCAGGTCCTCGGCGATCCACGGCACGACGTAGAGCAGGAAACCGAGGCTGTCCTTGGACTTGAAGTGCTCGGCCTCGATCCGTTCCCAGTCCTCGGCGGTCATGTGCCGCTGGAGGATCACCATCGCCTCGGACTCCTCGTGCCGGAGGTGCGCGCCGAGGACCTCCTTGGCCTCGGCGAGGCGCACCGCGAGCGCTGCCCGCAGCTCCTCACGGGACCGCCCGTCGGCTCCGCCGCCAGGTGTGGCGAGCTCGGCGAACGCCGCGCCCGAGCAATCGAGCAACGGGTCGATCTTCTCGTGCTCGGCCTCCATGTCGAGCAGCGTCTGCCGCTCGGCGGGGTGCGCGCGGTCCAGCAGGAACGGCCAGATGCCGGCGTCCTCACCGCTGTGGTGGTGGTGCAGGATCTCGCTGAACCTCCCCCACCGCTCCGCCAGCGCCACCCAGGTGGCCTGGTCGTCGATCGGGGTCCGGGGAACGGCGGTGCCGAACCGGTCGAGGTCGCGGCGGAAGGCGTGGTGCATCAGGTACATCACGTTCATGTCCACCGGGCCGCCGGGTGCAGCAGCCTGGCCGGGGAGCATCAGCTGCTCGGGATAGGTCGTGGTCATCTCACTTCTCTCTTTCAGGGGATAGGGGTGGGTGTGGCGTCGAGCTCTTCGAGGCGCGACTGACCGGGCATCCACCAGTTCCACTGCCCGAGCAGGGTCATGGTGGCGGGGACGAGGACCATCCGGACGACGGTGGCGTCCAGGGCGACGGCGGCGGCGAGGCCGACGCCGAGCATCTTCACGACGACCGCGGACTCGGTGGCGAAGCCGAGGAAGACGGCGACCATGATCGCCGCGGCCATCGAGATCACCCGTCCCGTGGATGCCAGGCCGCGGACGACCGATCCCCTGGCGTCACCGGTGTCGAGCCAGTCGTCGCGGACGGCCGAGAGCAGGAAGACCTCGTAGTCCATCGACAGGCCGAAGAGCACCGCGAACATCAGGATCGGCACCCAGCTGGAGACCGGGATCGCGTGGTCGACACCGAGCAGACCGGAGCCCCAGCCGTGCTGGAAGACGAGCGTCACGACGCCGTACGCCGCTGCGATCGAGAGCAGGTTCATCGCGGCCGCCTTGAGCGGCACCACGACGGACCGGAACAAGACCATGAGCAACAGCACCGAGACCAGGACCACGAACCCGACCACCAACCACAGCCGCTCCTGCAGCAGCTCGGAGATGTCGCCGAGGATCGGCGTGTAGCCGGTGGCCTCGACGCCGTCGGGGAGCACGTCGGCACGCAGGTCCCCGAGGAAGGCAGTGGTCTCCTCGTCGATCGGCGACGTGGTCGGCTCGATGTCCCAGACCGCGAGCCGGCCGTCGGGCGAGGTGACGACCGGCGTGGAGTGGGCCACCTCGTCGAGACCCGCGACCTTGGAGTGCAGCGTCTCCACCTCGCGGCGGTCGAGCTGGTCGAGGTCGGCGACCAACGTGATCGGGCCGTTCGCACCGGCGCCGTACTCGTCGGTGACGAGGTCGTACGCCGCCCGCGTGGTGCTGCCCTGCGGATCGGTCCCGCCGTCCTGCGGCCAGGTCCGCATCCCCAGCGCCGGGGCACCGAGCGCGAGCAGCACGGTCAGCGCCACCAATGCCCATGCGACCGGCTTTCTCGCAACGGTCCGGACCCAGCGCGCGGTCCACCCGTCGCTGGGGTCGAGACGCCTCGGCTTGATGGACGCCTCGTGCCGGGCTTTCCTCTCGTTCCGCGGCATGAGCCGCCGCCCAGCCAGCGCGCACAGGGCGGGGACGAGCGTCAGTGCGGCCGCCATCACGCAGATCACCGTGATCGCGGTGGCGAAGCCGAAGGCGTCGTACGTCGGCAGGCCCGCGAGTCGCAGTCCCATGAGGGAGACGAGCACGGTGAGCCCCGCGCCGAGGACCGCTCGTCCCGCGGTGGCCGTGGCCCGGGCGGCGGCGTCGACCGGGTGGTCCCCCGCCCGGAGCCGCTCGACGTGCCGGGTCACGATGAGCAGCGCGTAGTCGATGCCGACCCCGAGGCCGACCATCGTCGCGATCGTCGGCGCCGACGTGGAGACGTCCATCAGCCCGGCGAGCAGCATCACGCCGGACGAGCCGGCGACGAGTCCGCCGACGGCAACGGCGATCGGGAGCCCGGCGGCAACGACCGACCCGAACGCGATCACCAGCAGCGCCAGCGCGACCAGGATGCCGATCAGCTCGCCGCGGCCCTCGATCTCGGTAGCGGTCCCGGGGAGCTCACCTCCCAGCTCGACCTGGTAGCCGGCGTCCTCGGCGGCAGTGGAGGCGTCCCACAGCGGGTCGACGATCCCGTAGATGTCGGGGTCGGTGGTGGGCACGTCGTAACGGACGTGGAACAACGCGGTGTCGCCGTCCTCGGAGAGACGCGACGTGACGGTCGTGACGTGCTCGGTGCCCTCGAGATCGGCGACGACCTGCTCGACGACGCTCGACTCGAGCCGACTGCCGTCGTGGATGACGACCTGCGCGCTGGAGCCGCCGGCGTCAGGGAAGTGCTCCCTCAGCTGGTCGACGCCGTGCTGGGCGCGAGT includes these proteins:
- a CDS encoding MMPL family transporter; its protein translation is MNPLHRLGLATARHPWRTFAAWLLVLVAMGGFAASFGGELRDNWNVPDTRAQHGVDQLREHFPDAGGSSAQVVIHDGSRLESSVVEQVVADLEGTEHVTTVTSRLSEDGDTALFHVRYDVPTTDPDIYGIVDPLWDASTAAEDAGYQVELGGELPGTATEIEGRGELIGILVALALLVIAFGSVVAAGLPIAVAVGGLVAGSSGVMLLAGLMDVSTSAPTIATMVGLGVGIDYALLIVTRHVERLRAGDHPVDAAARATATAGRAVLGAGLTVLVSLMGLRLAGLPTYDAFGFATAITVICVMAAALTLVPALCALAGRRLMPRNERKARHEASIKPRRLDPSDGWTARWVRTVARKPVAWALVALTVLLALGAPALGMRTWPQDGGTDPQGSTTRAAYDLVTDEYGAGANGPITLVADLDQLDRREVETLHSKVAGLDEVAHSTPVVTSPDGRLAVWDIEPTTSPIDEETTAFLGDLRADVLPDGVEATGYTPILGDISELLQERLWLVVGFVVLVSVLLLMVLFRSVVVPLKAAAMNLLSIAAAYGVVTLVFQHGWGSGLLGVDHAIPVSSWVPILMFAVLFGLSMDYEVFLLSAVRDDWLDTGDARGSVVRGLASTGRVISMAAAIMVAVFLGFATESAVVVKMLGVGLAAAVALDATVVRMVLVPATMTLLGQWNWWMPGQSRLEELDATPTPIP
- a CDS encoding hemerythrin domain-containing protein, with the translated sequence MTTTYPEQLMLPGQAAAPGGPVDMNVMYLMHHAFRRDLDRFGTAVPRTPIDDQATWVALAERWGRFSEILHHHHSGEDAGIWPFLLDRAHPAERQTLLDMEAEHEKIDPLLDCSGAAFAELATPGGGADGRSREELRAALAVRLAEAKEVLGAHLRHEESEAMVILQRHMTAEDWERIEAEHFKSKDSLGFLLYVVPWIAEDLPEQVLAEVLDDAGTPMKVVNWLGARLRFRGLERKAFRYLT
- a CDS encoding ATP-binding protein encodes the protein MWVGVLGPTVVTDTAGENRSISLPAAKHRALIAALALHAGRPVSPDVLVDTIWRPEAPPSALGTLQTYVSVVRRALEPDLPARTASSYLASSDQGYLLRADIDADHFTRAVRSVHDAIAPLTGSAVPVATDLDRAEAQLRTVDAALGQWRGTPYVDLPDSDTVLPERSRLTELRLLALEDRATLLVAVGRDAEATAELEALVIEHPLRERLSALLAVALARTGRQADALAALDRLRVTLDEELGLEPGPATRHLQTAILRHEVAPAPTVPIVDEGAVGGLPEALPQPEITVPDWPLVGRDAHLEVLESLLTRAGDGQPQFVTIVGEPGAGKSRLGAEFALRARAGGATVLVGRCSQEEDAPPLWPWATALGAPMPAATEEDRDDHDAARFAISESIRRTLVDLSRDRTVVLGLEDLHWADPLSLRVLRHLAAHTDTARLVVVCTWRRGTQVGPLAEAAEALARRHATTLEVNGLSADETAHLLATITGDTDPALATSVHQRTEGNPFFLIEYGRLARDEHRDLHEVLEAMPPTVAAVVERRIAQLPEDSRRALTAGAAIGREFELSLLAAALEQPELDVLDLLEPALVVDLVQDLGGDRFRFGHALVRDTAYGVLTPSRRERLHARLAGLVQDAPDGTRRAPEVARHWAAAGRRHVRAAHLAAARAGALAMTAHAADEATQHLAHALELHADDPAGTEDERYELLVRYAEACRWSTRRLEMHGALDEAIVIAGRLGDPDLVVRAAATATADALWPARAYGEANHAVIDVIRSALTLLPRDSAVRCRLLLALAAEAYYATSPEEREDTCDEAVRIARGSGDERLLMEALMGSAVATFRRANADRRRLWVEEALVLAHRAGDVRARTNLRALLAPIRCELGEVDGIDEELADIIRFAHQDKQYFVEMVTLNLAHCWATMRGDAGAIEGTMVQLREAFDLVSTAHKVDTVRGAQLYEPLWNPEAALPGDDEVAAFMTESSIPAGPAATVLTLRHGQTDLARFVFDTYGIDLDTDNWFSPFVWSLGAEIGLELAEPDVAAGAYARLAPYRGTCVISGTSPAHGPVDAYLALASAATGETRLAAQHAEQALELIAAWRIPRVEKWFLDLRDRHGF
- a CDS encoding methyltransferase; translation: MTALDASTEPAPFGDLLIHWDRRVLQPRMWTTAQSYWAAALAPHCPDGPILELFCGAGQIGLLAASLTGRALVQVDQDPVAGSFAQRNAAAAGLPSDVRVGSVTEALEPDERFGLIVIDPPWVPSADVEQFPDDPVLAIDGGLDGSDKVVLGLGVALRHLHPEGHAIVQVGHAAQTELVQALLKGLGGDQLPWTVREVRDYSPGGLLVHVGPESTSAS